The Nitrosomonas communis genome has a segment encoding these proteins:
- a CDS encoding DUF4410 domain-containing protein — MTIIIALLVTGCAQHTTRIANEPPFFNLSKPETVLIYEFAVHPEDIKQNSALFARIGRSLAGSNQTAEQVQIGREVADALAAELMIKIAAMGLNPVRATAHTPISKDAIIITGEFIDINEGNRLRRTVIGLGAGKSSLDSHVRVLAQKESGIEELIAFDAHSESGNMPGAAVLGPAGVAAGAGTTAVVSTNVALGAGKAYKSASAQQARSMADKIAIELEKYFARHGWIDSSLAK, encoded by the coding sequence ATGACCATAATCATTGCTTTGCTAGTCACTGGCTGCGCTCAACATACCACACGGATTGCGAACGAGCCTCCCTTTTTCAATCTATCCAAACCAGAAACAGTATTAATTTATGAGTTTGCAGTGCACCCCGAAGATATTAAACAAAATTCTGCTCTGTTTGCAAGGATTGGCAGGAGCCTGGCAGGCAGTAATCAAACAGCGGAACAAGTTCAGATAGGGCGGGAAGTGGCCGATGCTTTGGCTGCAGAGCTGATGATAAAAATAGCGGCTATGGGTTTGAACCCTGTACGCGCTACGGCCCATACACCGATCAGCAAAGATGCAATTATCATTACCGGAGAATTTATTGACATAAACGAAGGTAATCGCTTGCGTCGTACCGTGATTGGTTTAGGTGCGGGTAAGTCTTCGCTTGATAGCCATGTACGGGTCTTAGCACAGAAAGAGTCTGGTATTGAAGAGCTGATTGCTTTTGACGCCCATTCGGAAAGCGGCAACATGCCTGGGGCGGCTGTCTTGGGTCCGGCTGGTGTCGCGGCAGGAGCAGGTACAACGGCAGTAGTTTCCACCAATGTAGCACTGGGAGCTGGTAAAGCTTACAAGTCGGCTTCGGCACAGCAAGCCAGGAGTATGGCTGATAAGATAGCGATAGAGCTAGAAAAATACTTCGCCAGACACGGCTGGATCGATTCCTCCTTGGCAAAATAA
- a CDS encoding diacylglycerol kinase family protein, whose protein sequence is MNKLSTFSFAARIRSFSYALSGIAVLIKSQHNFWIHLLATTLVISCGLFFQIDPIEWCLVILAILAVFVAEALNTAIEFLCDAVSPAPHPLIQKSKDVAAGAVLISAIGAIIIGLIIFLPYFKAYL, encoded by the coding sequence TTGAACAAGCTATCTACCTTCTCCTTTGCAGCCAGAATCAGAAGTTTTAGCTACGCATTATCAGGCATAGCTGTATTGATAAAGAGTCAGCATAATTTTTGGATTCACCTTCTTGCTACCACTCTGGTCATCAGCTGTGGGCTGTTTTTTCAGATTGATCCTATTGAGTGGTGTCTCGTCATTTTAGCTATCTTAGCGGTGTTTGTTGCAGAAGCTTTAAATACTGCCATCGAATTTTTATGCGATGCTGTTTCACCCGCTCCGCATCCCCTCATTCAAAAATCCAAAGATGTGGCTGCAGGTGCTGTGCTGATCAGCGCCATTGGTGCCATCATCATTGGTTTAATTATATTTCTGCCTTATTTTAAAGCTTACTTATGA
- a CDS encoding secondary thiamine-phosphate synthase enzyme YjbQ: MWIQKQLYLRARIRGFHLVTDEILQQLPELRQIRIGIMNILLQHTSASLTLNENADPAVRQDFEDYFNHTVPEKAPYYRHRDEGSDDLPAHLKSSLLGCSLLIPVSNGRLNLGTWQGIYLGEHRNHGGSRSLIITIHGE, translated from the coding sequence ATGTGGATACAAAAACAACTTTATCTTAGAGCCCGCATACGCGGCTTTCACCTGGTGACTGATGAAATATTGCAACAGCTACCGGAATTAAGGCAGATCAGGATAGGGATCATGAATATTTTGCTTCAGCATACTTCTGCTTCGTTAACCCTTAATGAAAATGCAGATCCGGCCGTGCGCCAGGATTTTGAAGATTACTTCAATCATACCGTACCTGAGAAAGCACCTTATTACCGGCATAGGGATGAAGGAAGCGATGATCTTCCAGCCCATCTAAAATCCAGTTTGTTAGGTTGCAGCTTGTTGATTCCTGTCAGCAATGGCCGACTCAATTTAGGCACATGGCAGGGAATTTACCTGGGCGAGCACCGTAATCATGGAGGAAGCAGAAGCCTGATTATTACCATTCATGGTGAATAA
- a CDS encoding histidine phosphatase family protein, which produces MTETVIDLIRHGEPVGGQRYRGHNIDDPLSEKGWSQMWNAVGEYNAWEQIITSPLQRCQAFARALGERHGIDVTVEHRFKEVGLGAWEGLSHQEIKTSKPDEFQSFLRNPVTHRPQGAEALDDFINRVSSAYDEIVEHSQSKHYLIVAHAGVIRAVIARTILAPPAGFYRIKVSYGGITRIRRTETGEMLEFLNGAL; this is translated from the coding sequence ATGACAGAAACTGTTATTGATTTGATTCGTCATGGCGAGCCTGTTGGCGGACAGCGTTATCGAGGTCACAACATTGATGATCCGCTCAGTGAAAAAGGCTGGTCTCAAATGTGGAATGCAGTGGGTGAATATAACGCATGGGAGCAGATTATCACCTCTCCGTTACAACGCTGCCAGGCGTTTGCACGCGCACTCGGAGAGCGTCACGGCATAGACGTTACTGTTGAGCATCGATTTAAAGAGGTGGGATTAGGTGCGTGGGAAGGGCTTAGCCACCAAGAAATTAAAACAAGCAAACCTGATGAGTTTCAGTCCTTCCTGAGAAATCCGGTAACACATCGACCTCAAGGTGCAGAAGCACTGGATGATTTCATCAATCGAGTCAGCTCAGCCTATGACGAAATTGTAGAGCACTCTCAAAGTAAGCATTATCTCATCGTTGCACATGCAGGGGTGATTCGTGCAGTCATTGCACGAACCATCCTTGCACCACCGGCTGGCTTCTATCGAATTAAAGTGAGTTACGGCGGAATTACCCGCATTCGGCGCACAGAAACAGGTGAAATGCTGGAGTTTCTGAATGGAGCTCTCTAA